The genomic window GATCTGCTCGGCGGCCTCGACATCGAATCCACCGACGAGATCCCGATCCCCGACCGCCTGGTCGACCAGGTGATCGGACAGGACGACGCACGCGACATCGTCATCAAGGCGGCCAAGCAGCGCCGCCACGTGATGATGATCGGGCCGCCCGGCACCGGGAAGTCCATGCTGGCAAAGGCGATGAGCCAGCTGCTCCCCAAGGAGGAGCTCCAGGACGTCCTGGTCTACCACAACCCCGACGACGGCAACGAGCCGAAGGTCCGGACGGTCCCGGCGGGCAAGGGCGACCAGATCATCGACGCCCACAAAGAGGAGGCGAACAAGCGGAATCAGATGCGGATGTTCCTGATGTTGATCATCGTCGCGATCATCCTCGGGTACACCATCCTGACGCCGACGAACATCCTCCTCGGCCTGATCGCTGCGATCGCGGTCTACTTCGTTTTCCGCTACATGCAGCGGGGATCCGACGCGAACATCCCCAACATGATCGTCAACAACGCGGACCAGACGGTCGCGCCTTTCGAGGACGCGACCGGCGCACACGCCGGTGCGCTGCTGGGCGACGTCCGCCACGACCCGTTCCAGTCCGGCGGGATGGAGACGCCCAGCCACGACCGCGTCGAGCCAGGGGCGATCCACAAGGCGAACAAGGGCGTCCTGTTCGTCGACGAGATCAACACCCTGGACATCCGGACCCAGCAGAAGCTGATGACGGCCATCCAGGAGGGCGAGTTCGCGATCACGGGCCAGTCCGAGCGCTCCTCGGGGGCTATGGTCCAGACGGAGCCCGTGCCGACGGACTTCGTTATGGTCGCCGCGGGGAACATGGACGCGATGGAGAATATGCACCCTGCCCTCCGATCGCGAATCAAGGGCTACGGGTACGAAGTGTACTTCGAGGACACCATCGAGGACACCCCGGAGATGCGCCGGAAGTACGGCCGCTTCATCGCCCAGGAGGTCGAGAAGGACGGCCGTCTGCCCCACTACACTCGCGAAGCCGCGGAGGAGGTCGTCCTCGAGGCCAAGCGCCGGGCTGGTCGCAAGGACCACCTGACGCTCAAGCTGCGGAACCTCGGTGGACTGGTGCGGGTCGCAGGTGACATCGCACGCGCGGAAGACGCCGATGTCGTCACCCGCGAGCACGTACTCCGGGCCAAGAAGCGCTCGCGCTCGATCGAGCAGCAGCTCGCAGACGAGATCATCGAGCGCCGCAAGGACTACGAGCTTCGCGTCTCCGAAGGCGAGGTCGTCGGGCGCGTCAACGGCCTCGCCGTCATGGGCGGGGACTCCGGGATCGTCCTCCCCGTCATGGCGGAGGTCACGCCCGCACACGGTGCCGGCGAGACGATCGCCACGGGCCAGCTCAAGGAGATGGCCCAGGAGGCGGTGCAGAACGTCTCCGCGATCATCAAGAAGTTCTCCGACGAGGACCTCTCCGAGAAGGACGTGCACATCCAGTTCGTCCAGGCAGGTCGCCAGGGCGTCGACGGCGACTCCGCGTCGATCACGGTCGCGACGGCAGTGATCTCCGCGCTGGAGGACATGCCGATCGACCAGTCCCTCGCGATGACCGGCTCGCTGTCGGTCCGCGGTGACGTGCTGCCCGTCGGCGGCGTCACCCACAAGATCGAGGCCGCCGCGAAGGCCGGCATGGACCGCGTCATCATCCCTGCCGCGAACGAGCAGGACGTGATGATCGAGGACGAGTACAAGGAGATGATCGAGATCATCCCCGTCTCGCACATCAGCGAGGTGCTCGACGTGGCGCTCATCGGCGAGACCGAGAAGGACGGCCTCGTCGAACGCCTCAAGTCGATCACTGGGAGCGCGCTGGACAAGCAGGTCGGTAGCGGGTCCGGCTCCCCCAGCCCGCAGTAAGCGTGCCCGATTGGACGGCCTTCTGGGCCGTCGTGGGCTTCGTACTGTTTCTCGTACTCGGTCTCTCGTGGCTCACGAGCGGTCGCATCGGTCGTCGAGACCCGCGCATCGAGGAGTGGACACAACCCGAACGGAGCGAGCGCGAGGAGCCGTCGAACGACGCCGACGGACGACCGGTCGAGGACGACGGTCGACCGAGCGCGGACGAAGCGCCGAGTGAGGATGTATCGTCCCAGACTGATGGAGCACCGACCGGAACTGCATCGAACGATACCGCATCGATCGGGACTGCATCGACAGAACGTGGCGAAGAGAACGAGTGGGGATCCACCAACCGAGGCGCGCCACCGAACGATCGCTCGGCAAGGAACGAACGCCCA from Salinarchaeum sp. Harcht-Bsk1 includes these protein-coding regions:
- the lonB gene encoding ATP-dependent protease LonB, which encodes MSKDTEPEDEPSDPGADDGGAAPVADEPDGGGDEHRAEEADGPSGDGSEAERGEGSGAPTSDGADAPGTDQPAQHGDGGATDETNHGQEDSDLPTWEERFGDADDTDLEEGVAFPQEEGPEKMSEAGGEALGKDVEQDLIADEFDPDDDDLLGGLDIESTDEIPIPDRLVDQVIGQDDARDIVIKAAKQRRHVMMIGPPGTGKSMLAKAMSQLLPKEELQDVLVYHNPDDGNEPKVRTVPAGKGDQIIDAHKEEANKRNQMRMFLMLIIVAIILGYTILTPTNILLGLIAAIAVYFVFRYMQRGSDANIPNMIVNNADQTVAPFEDATGAHAGALLGDVRHDPFQSGGMETPSHDRVEPGAIHKANKGVLFVDEINTLDIRTQQKLMTAIQEGEFAITGQSERSSGAMVQTEPVPTDFVMVAAGNMDAMENMHPALRSRIKGYGYEVYFEDTIEDTPEMRRKYGRFIAQEVEKDGRLPHYTREAAEEVVLEAKRRAGRKDHLTLKLRNLGGLVRVAGDIARAEDADVVTREHVLRAKKRSRSIEQQLADEIIERRKDYELRVSEGEVVGRVNGLAVMGGDSGIVLPVMAEVTPAHGAGETIATGQLKEMAQEAVQNVSAIIKKFSDEDLSEKDVHIQFVQAGRQGVDGDSASITVATAVISALEDMPIDQSLAMTGSLSVRGDVLPVGGVTHKIEAAAKAGMDRVIIPAANEQDVMIEDEYKEMIEIIPVSHISEVLDVALIGETEKDGLVERLKSITGSALDKQVGSGSGSPSPQ